In Clostridium sp. DL-VIII, the following proteins share a genomic window:
- the gpmA gene encoding 2,3-diphosphoglycerate-dependent phosphoglycerate mutase, which yields MIKLVLIRHGESLWNLENKFTGWTDVDLSENGLFEARRAGKILKENGFTFDEAYTSVLKRAIRTLWIALYEMDLMWIPVYKSWRLNERHYGALQGLNKEETAKKYGEEQVHKWRRFVDEKPPELTKDDLRYPGNEIKYRDLKEEQIPLTENLTDTENRVLEEWNKNIAPDLKAGKKIIISAHGNTLRALIRYLDNISSDGIASLNIPTGTPMVYELDEELKPISHYYLSFEGKLPKDSIPKHINKGE from the coding sequence ATGATTAAATTAGTATTAATAAGACATGGTGAAAGCCTTTGGAATTTAGAAAATAAATTTACTGGATGGACAGATGTAGATCTATCAGAAAATGGACTTTTTGAAGCTAGAAGGGCAGGAAAAATACTTAAAGAAAATGGATTTACTTTTGATGAAGCGTACACATCTGTTCTTAAGAGGGCCATAAGAACATTGTGGATAGCGCTTTATGAAATGGACTTAATGTGGATACCTGTATATAAGTCATGGCGGCTAAACGAGAGGCATTACGGAGCATTGCAAGGATTGAATAAAGAAGAAACTGCTAAAAAATATGGAGAAGAACAAGTGCATAAATGGAGAAGATTTGTAGATGAAAAACCTCCAGAATTAACAAAGGATGATCTAAGGTATCCAGGAAATGAAATTAAATATAGAGATTTAAAAGAAGAACAAATACCTTTAACAGAAAATTTAACTGATACTGAAAATAGAGTATTGGAAGAATGGAATAAAAATATAGCTCCTGATTTAAAAGCAGGTAAAAAAATTATAATATCTGCTCATGGAAATACTTTAAGAGCTCTAATTAGATATTTAGATAATATTTCAAGCGATGGTATAGCAAGTCTAAACATTCCAACAGGAACTCCAATGGTTTATGAATTAGATGAAGAATTAAAGCCAATTAGTCATTATTATTTATCCTTTGAAGGAAAACTTCCTAAAGACTCAATTCCTAAGCATATAAATAAAGGAGAGTAA
- a CDS encoding response regulator: MYKLLVVDDENESRNLLCRYFPWSDLGFEIVDQLENGKLALQYILNNPVNVILCDIKMPFLDGIELAKEIFNRKLKIKVIFLSAYKDFEYARNALLYGVSDYIVKPSKYNEIFEVFSSLKKALDSEALFNNNYISDIDANDFKDLSTYDSKIISFIKNYVNEHYKNAKLEDIAEAVHMNPNYLSQFFKQKTGERFSNYLIKVKMNRAAKLLNDIRYKTYEVSEMVGYSNTKNFTRTFRGYYGKSPKEYRNQKNTIGPEPSER, translated from the coding sequence ATGTACAAATTACTTGTAGTAGATGATGAAAATGAATCAAGAAATTTATTATGTAGATATTTTCCATGGAGTGATTTAGGCTTTGAAATTGTTGATCAGCTTGAAAATGGGAAACTTGCATTACAGTACATTTTAAATAATCCTGTAAATGTAATTCTTTGTGATATAAAAATGCCGTTTTTAGATGGAATTGAGCTTGCAAAAGAAATCTTCAACCGTAAACTTAAAATTAAAGTTATTTTTTTAAGTGCTTATAAAGACTTTGAATATGCCCGTAATGCCCTACTTTATGGAGTTAGTGATTATATTGTAAAGCCTTCAAAGTACAATGAAATTTTTGAAGTATTCTCTTCCCTAAAAAAAGCGTTAGACAGCGAAGCCTTATTTAATAATAATTATATTTCCGATATAGACGCAAACGATTTCAAAGATTTGTCAACTTATGATTCAAAGATAATTTCATTTATTAAAAATTATGTAAATGAACACTATAAAAATGCTAAGCTTGAAGATATTGCTGAAGCAGTTCACATGAATCCTAACTATTTAAGTCAATTCTTTAAACAAAAAACTGGGGAACGTTTTTCTAATTATTTAATAAAGGTTAAAATGAATCGTGCTGCCAAGCTTTTAAATGATATAAGATATAAAACATATGAAGTTAGTGAGATGGTCGGTTACAGTAATACAAAAAATTTTACCAGAACCTTTAGAGGCTATTACGGCAAAAGTCCTAAGGAATATAGAAATCAAAAAAATACTATTGGTCCTGAACCTTCCGAAAGGTGA
- a CDS encoding sensor histidine kinase codes for MNKNFFIKNLLMFLVPLLIPTLILGSLSIVITQRYIKDRTTQNNIDLLNQAKTNIDLIFNEIDTLNIQFDSAGNMPLTLKNVLKKKTLYSSDLAAIDTTSFFLNSFANSKPYIYSIHIYYENDNGRFCTTNNGITNLNNFFDNSWYNSYLSHPSNIKMWIEKRNLKQYDFEEQGTELITIYKRMSLNNGVIVLNIKADYIQDLLNKSVTAPEQKIFILDDNNTEIVSSQASENINNFDIKELTNLNTNTIYSSSENKFLSKSVIHSDKFSWNYISVVPEDILYYVSIKLGKYTIILLLISFISGLILTFYLTKRNYKQIRNIISIIDSAKNNQTLPVVSSNTKNEFSYIIENLLTTFIEQHYLKVQLSERKYKLENMELLALQSQINPHFLYNTLHTIYWEVIKVSGSHSAPIKMIENLSDILDYSLAAPSSKVSIGDEIKYTKTYLDIQMVRYCDKFDVIWTYKENVQAISTIKLLIQPLVENCIYHGINNKDGKGKIKIKISLKDHILTLAIIDNGIGINTMDLKEIKDKLAFDGEHSNHIGLFNTNKRLKLTYGENYGLRINSKLGIGTAIYIMIPISYD; via the coding sequence TTGAATAAAAACTTCTTTATAAAGAACTTATTAATGTTCTTAGTTCCACTACTAATACCTACATTGATACTCGGTTCTCTATCAATAGTCATAACCCAAAGATATATTAAAGATCGAACAACCCAAAATAATATCGATCTTTTAAACCAGGCAAAGACTAACATTGACTTGATTTTCAATGAAATAGATACACTTAATATTCAATTTGATAGTGCAGGAAATATGCCTCTAACTCTAAAAAATGTTTTAAAAAAGAAAACTTTGTATTCATCAGATTTGGCAGCCATAGACACAACTTCCTTTTTTTTAAATTCATTTGCTAATTCAAAACCGTATATTTATTCTATACATATTTATTATGAAAATGATAATGGTAGATTTTGTACCACCAATAATGGTATAACGAACTTAAATAATTTCTTTGATAATTCGTGGTATAATAGCTATTTAAGCCATCCCTCAAATATAAAAATGTGGATAGAAAAAAGAAATTTAAAACAATACGATTTTGAGGAACAAGGAACAGAGCTTATAACAATTTATAAGAGGATGTCCTTAAATAATGGTGTAATAGTTTTAAATATCAAAGCTGATTATATACAGGATTTATTAAATAAATCTGTTACTGCACCAGAACAAAAAATATTTATATTAGATGATAATAATACTGAAATTGTCAGCAGCCAAGCTTCCGAGAATATAAATAATTTTGACATTAAAGAGCTTACAAATTTAAACACTAACACAATATATTCTTCATCAGAAAACAAATTCTTAAGTAAATCAGTTATTCATTCTGATAAATTTTCTTGGAACTACATCTCTGTAGTTCCAGAAGATATATTGTATTATGTTTCTATAAAATTAGGTAAATATACAATTATATTATTATTAATTTCATTTATTTCTGGGTTGATTTTAACTTTCTACCTGACTAAGAGAAACTATAAGCAAATTAGAAATATTATATCAATAATTGATTCAGCTAAGAATAATCAAACTCTTCCCGTAGTAAGTAGCAATACCAAAAATGAATTTAGCTATATTATAGAAAACTTACTTACCACTTTTATTGAACAACATTATCTAAAGGTACAGCTATCCGAAAGAAAATATAAATTAGAGAATATGGAACTTCTTGCACTGCAATCTCAAATAAATCCTCATTTTTTATATAATACTCTGCATACAATATATTGGGAAGTAATAAAAGTATCTGGAAGCCATAGTGCCCCTATTAAAATGATAGAAAACTTATCTGATATACTCGATTATTCTTTAGCAGCACCTTCAAGTAAAGTTTCTATTGGAGATGAAATTAAATACACTAAAACTTATCTTGATATTCAAATGGTAAGATATTGTGATAAATTTGATGTGATATGGACTTACAAAGAAAATGTGCAAGCTATATCTACAATTAAATTACTAATACAGCCTTTAGTTGAAAATTGTATATATCATGGCATTAACAATAAGGACGGTAAAGGTAAGATAAAAATCAAAATATCACTTAAAGATCATATACTGACTCTTGCTATCATTGATAATGGAATCGGAATTAATACTATGGATCTAAAAGAAATAAAAGATAAGTTAGCTTTCGACGGAGAGCACTCAAATCATATTGGTTTATTTAATACAAATAAACGCCTTAAGTTAACTTATGGAGAAAACTATGGTCTCCGCATAAACAGTAAATTAGGTATTGGAACTGCAATTTATATTATGATCCCTATATCTTATGATTAA
- a CDS encoding alpha-glucuronidase family glycosyl hydrolase translates to MKEVLNDTSKMYDCWLDYRKSQSIDLYKEYVDLFKYILVKSNNSVIYTAVNELKTAITKFFENMPIICSSAPKASYMFLGTIEDLSNSDLYSNINRELLQEGFCISLQSVENKEVLYIVGKDENGALYGVFHFIRGLYIGKSLPEIESIENPRNALRIINQWDNMNGEIERGYAGKSIFFKNNNIVSEFSRIKDYARLLASICINGISINNVNVHEYETKLITKEYLPQVAKVAEVFRNYGIKLYLSVNFAAPVELGELETADPVNTEVMEWWKEKAKEIYDYIPNFGGFLVKADSEFRPGPFTYGRNHAEGANMLAQALKPYNGIVIWRCFVYNCLLDWRDRSKDRAKAAYENFKPLDGKFLDNVVLQIKYGPMDFQIREAVSPLFGAMEETNEFMEFQITQEYTGQQKHLCYLVPLWKECLDFDTYAKGKGSEVKKVVSGSLFNSKYGGIAGVSNIGDSFCWTGHPLAQANLYGFGRLTWNPDFSALDITKEWIKLTFACDEECEEIIISMLLKSREIYEKYTSPLGIGWMVNPNHHYGPSVDGYEYSLWGTYHYADFKALGVDRTAATGTAYTLQYKEPVAKMYESLESCPEELLLFFHHVPYTYKLSTGKTVIQHIYDTHFEGVEEVKGFKKNWLRLKEHINDEIFNAVLEKLDIQIKDAKEWRDVVNTYFYRKTGIKDSKNRRIYE, encoded by the coding sequence ATGAAAGAAGTATTAAACGATACAAGTAAAATGTATGATTGTTGGTTAGATTATAGAAAAAGTCAGAGTATTGATTTATATAAGGAGTATGTGGATTTATTTAAGTATATTTTGGTGAAAAGCAACAATTCAGTGATTTATACAGCGGTAAATGAGTTAAAAACAGCTATAACTAAGTTCTTTGAAAATATGCCAATAATCTGTAGTTCTGCTCCAAAGGCTTCTTATATGTTTCTAGGTACAATAGAAGATTTAAGCAATAGTGATTTATATTCTAATATAAATCGTGAACTTTTACAGGAAGGTTTCTGTATATCACTACAATCTGTGGAAAATAAAGAGGTGCTTTATATAGTAGGAAAGGATGAAAATGGAGCACTTTATGGAGTATTTCATTTTATTAGAGGGCTTTATATAGGAAAGTCTTTACCTGAGATAGAGTCTATTGAAAATCCAAGGAATGCATTAAGAATAATAAATCAATGGGACAATATGAATGGAGAAATTGAAAGAGGATATGCTGGGAAATCTATATTTTTTAAGAATAATAATATAGTAAGTGAATTTAGTAGAATTAAAGATTATGCTCGACTATTAGCATCTATTTGTATTAATGGAATATCTATCAATAATGTAAATGTACATGAATATGAAACTAAACTTATAACAAAAGAATATTTGCCTCAGGTAGCTAAAGTAGCTGAGGTATTTAGAAATTATGGAATCAAACTATACCTAAGTGTAAATTTTGCAGCACCTGTTGAATTAGGTGAACTTGAAACAGCTGATCCTGTAAATACAGAGGTTATGGAATGGTGGAAAGAAAAAGCGAAGGAGATATATGATTATATACCTAATTTTGGAGGCTTTCTTGTAAAAGCAGATTCAGAATTTAGACCAGGTCCTTTTACTTATGGACGTAATCATGCAGAAGGTGCAAATATGTTAGCACAGGCACTAAAGCCCTATAATGGAATTGTTATTTGGAGATGTTTTGTATACAACTGTTTACTTGATTGGAGAGATCGCTCTAAGGATAGGGCAAAGGCTGCTTATGAAAACTTCAAACCACTGGATGGAAAGTTTTTAGATAATGTTGTCTTACAAATAAAATATGGACCTATGGATTTTCAAATAAGAGAAGCAGTATCCCCATTATTTGGAGCTATGGAAGAAACTAATGAATTTATGGAATTTCAAATTACACAAGAGTATACTGGTCAGCAAAAGCATCTATGTTATCTTGTACCTTTATGGAAGGAATGCTTAGATTTTGATACTTATGCAAAAGGTAAGGGATCAGAAGTTAAAAAAGTAGTATCTGGCAGTTTATTTAATAGTAAATACGGTGGAATAGCTGGAGTTTCTAATATAGGTGATAGTTTCTGTTGGACCGGACATCCTTTAGCACAAGCTAATTTATATGGATTTGGAAGGCTCACATGGAATCCTGATTTTAGTGCTTTGGATATAACAAAAGAATGGATTAAGCTGACTTTTGCATGTGATGAAGAATGTGAAGAAATAATAATTTCTATGTTGCTTAAATCTAGAGAGATATATGAAAAGTATACTAGTCCATTAGGTATAGGGTGGATGGTAAACCCTAATCATCATTATGGTCCAAGTGTAGATGGGTATGAATATTCTCTTTGGGGCACTTATCATTATGCTGATTTTAAAGCCTTAGGGGTAGATCGAACAGCTGCCACTGGAACTGCATATACGCTGCAGTATAAGGAACCTGTAGCAAAGATGTATGAATCCTTGGAAAGCTGCCCAGAAGAACTTTTATTATTCTTTCACCATGTTCCTTACACCTATAAGTTGAGTACAGGAAAGACTGTGATTCAGCATATATATGACACTCATTTTGAAGGAGTTGAGGAAGTCAAAGGCTTTAAAAAAAATTGGCTAAGATTAAAAGAGCACATTAATGATGAGATATTTAATGCAGTGTTAGAAAAGCTGGATATACAAATAAAAGATGCAAAGGAATGGAGAGACGTGGTAAATACTTATTTTTACAGAAAGACAGGAATTAAGGATAGTAAAAATAGAAGGATTTATGAATAG
- a CDS encoding extracellular solute-binding protein has product MKKKFKFIGILCALAITTTVFVGCGNSTKEAATKDSSEGGQVTLRFSWWGGDVRHKATLEAIDLYMKKNPNVKIEAEYGGVDGYNDKLSTQLGSGTAPDLIQVDNPWIYDYAKQGEMFYDLNEFKDIIDMSGFDKKFLDGYCTIDGKIQGLPMGLNAETLIFNKDMLNSAGIDLTKDLDWDKLIEEGKKLHEQNSNNYLINAEQNNLLDFVIMPYVIQKTGEQWIKDDYTMGFDKDTLTQAFELEKKMFDEGVLQPAEQSFTFNHKPEENTAWANKQFGGAFTWAAGLGVIGKPLGDSADVTLVPVPKDAKNSGVLVRPATLLCINKNSPNAKEAAKFMNFFFNDKEAAVALGDVRSIPPVEASRQAALDAKKIDPLAVKAVDPAAKNAGLIYNAPSSNQELRNILITEIENVAYKKFTPDQAADDLIKLYDSKLKELKSSN; this is encoded by the coding sequence ATGAAAAAGAAGTTTAAATTTATTGGCATTTTATGTGCTCTTGCAATTACTACAACAGTGTTTGTAGGTTGTGGTAATTCTACAAAAGAAGCAGCTACTAAAGATAGTAGCGAAGGAGGACAAGTAACTTTGAGATTTTCTTGGTGGGGCGGTGATGTACGTCATAAGGCAACTTTAGAAGCTATAGATCTATATATGAAAAAAAACCCTAATGTAAAGATTGAAGCTGAATATGGTGGAGTTGATGGATATAATGATAAGTTATCAACTCAGTTAGGCAGTGGTACTGCACCAGATCTTATTCAAGTGGACAATCCCTGGATTTATGATTATGCAAAACAGGGAGAAATGTTTTATGACTTAAATGAGTTTAAAGACATAATTGATATGAGTGGTTTCGATAAGAAGTTTTTAGATGGTTATTGTACAATTGACGGAAAAATACAGGGATTGCCAATGGGACTAAATGCAGAAACCCTAATTTTTAATAAGGATATGCTAAATTCTGCTGGTATTGATTTAACTAAAGATTTGGATTGGGATAAATTAATTGAAGAAGGAAAGAAACTTCATGAGCAAAATAGTAATAACTATTTAATTAATGCTGAGCAAAATAATTTGTTGGATTTTGTTATTATGCCATATGTAATTCAAAAAACTGGTGAGCAGTGGATAAAAGATGATTATACAATGGGGTTTGATAAGGACACACTTACTCAAGCATTTGAACTTGAAAAGAAAATGTTTGATGAAGGGGTTCTGCAGCCAGCAGAGCAAAGCTTTACATTTAATCATAAGCCAGAAGAAAATACTGCATGGGCCAATAAACAATTTGGTGGTGCTTTTACTTGGGCAGCAGGACTTGGAGTAATTGGTAAACCATTAGGAGACAGTGCAGATGTTACATTGGTTCCGGTACCTAAAGATGCAAAAAATTCAGGAGTATTAGTAAGACCTGCAACTTTACTTTGCATTAATAAAAATTCACCTAACGCAAAGGAAGCCGCTAAATTTATGAACTTCTTCTTCAATGATAAGGAAGCAGCTGTAGCGTTAGGAGATGTCAGATCTATACCTCCTGTAGAAGCCTCAAGGCAAGCAGCATTAGATGCAAAAAAAATAGATCCATTAGCAGTGAAAGCTGTTGATCCAGCAGCAAAAAATGCAGGATTAATATACAATGCTCCATCTAGCAATCAGGAATTAAGAAACATCTTAATAACTGAAATTGAAAACGTCGCTTATAAAAAATTTACCCCTGATCAAGCAGCAGATGACTTGATTAAACTTTATGACAGTAAGTTAAAAGAATTGAAGAGTTCAAATTAA
- a CDS encoding carbohydrate ABC transporter permease, giving the protein MKNRSRSKIFRYIILVAVGIIMIYPVVWLFFASFKSNEELFGSAALIPKNFIWDSYAQGWKGTGQYGYSTFFINTIKLVIPTVLFTVLSSAVVAYGFARFKFPFKKILFALMLSTLMLPNAVVIIPKYMLFRDLGWIDSYNPFIVPAIFAGYPFFIFMLVQFFRGLPTELDEAAIIDGCNSFTIFTKIILPLSKPALISAGIFQFMWTWNDFFNSLVYINSVKKLTLPLALRISLDSSASAVPWNQIMAMALVSIIPCILVFFFAQKYFVEGIATTGMKS; this is encoded by the coding sequence ATGAAAAATAGATCAAGAAGTAAAATTTTCAGATATATAATTTTAGTAGCAGTAGGAATAATTATGATTTATCCGGTTGTATGGCTTTTCTTTGCTTCCTTTAAAAGCAATGAAGAATTATTTGGGTCAGCAGCGTTAATTCCTAAGAATTTTATATGGGACTCGTATGCTCAAGGCTGGAAAGGGACAGGCCAATATGGATATAGTACCTTTTTTATTAACACTATAAAGCTTGTTATACCAACTGTATTATTTACAGTATTATCTAGTGCTGTGGTGGCTTATGGTTTTGCAAGATTTAAGTTTCCATTCAAAAAGATATTATTTGCGCTTATGTTATCTACACTTATGCTACCAAATGCTGTAGTTATCATTCCTAAATATATGCTGTTTAGAGATCTAGGCTGGATTGATAGTTATAATCCTTTTATTGTGCCTGCAATTTTTGCAGGATATCCATTTTTTATTTTTATGTTGGTTCAGTTTTTTAGAGGACTACCAACAGAACTTGATGAAGCAGCAATAATTGATGGGTGCAATTCCTTTACTATATTTACAAAGATTATATTACCGCTTTCTAAGCCCGCATTAATCTCTGCAGGAATATTCCAATTTATGTGGACTTGGAATGATTTCTTTAATTCATTGGTTTACATTAACAGTGTTAAGAAATTAACTCTGCCTTTAGCACTTAGAATATCCCTTGATTCATCAGCTTCAGCGGTTCCATGGAATCAAATAATGGCTATGGCGCTGGTAAGCATAATACCTTGTATATTAGTATTCTTCTTCGCTCAAAAATATTTCGTAGAAGGAATTGCTACAACAGGTATGAAGAGTTAG
- a CDS encoding sugar ABC transporter permease produces the protein MEQSTVIKVENSPIHRKSKVLKKYTGLLYIAPWLLGFLGFQLYPLISSFYYSFTNLGLSGRAKFVGLTNYINALTIDHEFWNSLKVTVIYVFTSVPAKLAFALLIAMILNSKLKFINAFRTIYYIPSILGGSVAVSVLWRFLFMKEGTVNQLLAIFSIQPQDWIGSPHLALFTLDILAVWQFGSSMVLFLAGLKQIPQELYEAGIMDGATKIRMFFTITLPMLTPIVFFNIIMQLVGAFQEFTSAFVITGGGPMQSTYLYGMKLYIEGFRYFKMGYASSLSWILFIVILIFTGIIFKTSSKWVYYDDGGKF, from the coding sequence GTGGAACAAAGTACTGTTATAAAAGTAGAAAATAGTCCTATTCATAGAAAAAGTAAGGTACTAAAAAAATATACAGGATTACTATACATAGCCCCATGGCTATTAGGTTTTCTAGGGTTTCAATTATATCCTTTGATTTCATCATTTTATTATTCATTCACTAATTTGGGCTTAAGTGGAAGAGCAAAGTTTGTTGGTTTGACTAATTATATAAATGCTTTAACAATTGATCATGAGTTTTGGAACTCATTAAAGGTAACAGTAATATATGTATTTACATCAGTCCCTGCAAAGTTAGCGTTTGCATTATTAATTGCTATGATTTTAAATTCAAAATTAAAATTTATAAATGCTTTTAGAACTATATATTATATTCCATCTATACTTGGGGGAAGTGTAGCTGTTTCTGTATTATGGAGATTCTTGTTTATGAAGGAAGGCACAGTAAATCAGCTTTTAGCTATATTTTCAATACAACCTCAGGATTGGATAGGAAGTCCTCATTTGGCGTTATTTACCTTGGATATTCTTGCTGTATGGCAGTTTGGTTCTTCAATGGTATTGTTTCTTGCTGGCTTGAAACAGATACCACAGGAACTATATGAGGCTGGAATAATGGATGGCGCAACAAAGATTAGAATGTTTTTTACAATCACTTTACCAATGCTAACTCCAATAGTATTTTTCAATATTATTATGCAGTTAGTAGGAGCTTTTCAGGAATTTACATCTGCTTTTGTAATTACAGGTGGAGGGCCTATGCAATCAACTTATTTATATGGAATGAAGCTATATATAGAAGGATTTAGATATTTTAAAATGGGATATGCATCTTCATTATCTTGGATTTTGTTTATAGTAATCTTGATATTCACAGGTATAATATTTAAAACTTCAAGTAAGTGGGTTTATTATGATGATGGGGGTAAATTTTAA
- a CDS encoding IS91 family transposase has protein sequence MIKSKLRRILEENWNEFYKRYKNRIRPSVIAEVKKVMKCKDISNGYIELKCKECGEIKKVGFTCKSRFCTSCGKVYVDNWVNGMLGKLINVKHRHMVFTIPEELRNYFGRERDRLKLLPQCAAKAVTSWMYKQNKKEEFIPGIIAVIHTFGRDLKWNPHVHMMVTEGGKGKLTTWRNFKYFSYEALRKRWQKILLDEIIKREGNKDSFRRLKNKIYKNNKDGFYVHAKNEIKSAKIAAKYIGRYVGRPAIAESRIIAYDGESVTFKYKRHEDNKEIIEKVPVFEFIKKVIIHIPDKNFKMVRYFGLYSRRCKDKDQFIKMIDKKIIQIKKSIEKWEYRILASFGVDPCKCSKCGGKMRFNDIVYPRYGSMREYFKDKFISEGKEKLENILEIYAIAKGVLYGKIKPTTT, from the coding sequence ATGATTAAGAGTAAATTAAGAAGAATATTAGAGGAAAATTGGAATGAATTTTATAAAAGATATAAAAACAGAATTAGACCTAGTGTTATTGCAGAAGTAAAAAAAGTTATGAAATGCAAGGATATAAGTAATGGTTATATTGAATTAAAATGTAAGGAATGTGGCGAAATAAAGAAAGTTGGGTTCACTTGTAAAAGTAGATTTTGTACATCATGTGGAAAGGTTTATGTTGATAATTGGGTTAATGGAATGCTGGGAAAATTAATAAATGTAAAGCATAGACATATGGTATTTACAATACCAGAGGAACTTAGAAATTACTTCGGAAGAGAAAGAGATAGGCTGAAGTTACTTCCGCAATGTGCAGCTAAAGCTGTTACGAGTTGGATGTATAAGCAAAATAAAAAAGAAGAATTTATACCTGGAATTATAGCAGTTATACATACTTTTGGACGAGATTTAAAGTGGAATCCCCACGTCCACATGATGGTTACAGAAGGTGGAAAGGGTAAGCTAACTACCTGGAGAAATTTTAAATATTTTTCGTATGAAGCATTAAGAAAGAGATGGCAAAAAATATTATTAGATGAAATAATAAAAAGAGAAGGAAATAAAGATAGTTTTAGACGATTAAAGAACAAAATATATAAAAATAATAAAGATGGATTTTATGTTCATGCTAAAAATGAAATAAAATCAGCAAAGATAGCTGCAAAATATATTGGAAGATATGTTGGACGACCTGCGATAGCAGAATCAAGAATAATTGCGTATGATGGTGAAAGTGTAACATTTAAATATAAAAGACATGAAGACAATAAAGAAATAATAGAGAAAGTGCCAGTCTTTGAGTTTATAAAAAAAGTTATAATACATATACCAGACAAGAATTTTAAAATGGTGAGATATTTTGGACTGTATTCGAGGAGATGTAAGGATAAAGATCAATTTATCAAGATGATAGATAAGAAAATAATACAAATTAAGAAATCAATAGAAAAGTGGGAATATCGAATTCTTGCGTCTTTTGGGGTAGATCCATGCAAATGTTCTAAATGTGGTGGTAAGATGAGATTTAATGATATAGTGTATCCACGATACGGCTCGATGCGAGAATATTTTAAAGATAAATTTATAAGTGAAGGGAAAGAAAAATTAGAAAACATCCTGGAAATATATGCAATTGCAAAAGGAGTACTATATGGTAAAATAAAGCCGACAACAACATAG
- a CDS encoding MBL fold metallo-hydrolase: MDNQYYNIKKIMDGVYHISDPNKICCTLIVGSKKSLLFDTGYGIGNLKQVVESITDLSIIVINSHGHLDHMGGNYQFNEVYIHEDDIALVKDILLSDKRNKTIDNYKKNAMLPRDFKEEDYVNRLYKIDYIPVEEGQVFDLGRYELEVIYCTGHTAGCISLIDRKNKLLLSGDTILQHVWMFLKESKNISEYLNSLEKLNKLEFDINVTSHSAELYSKVLLNRLIHCVNNIDVSKSTPYFNEAYPYEAFMYFEGGEPFISPDFVSIVFSKDKL; the protein is encoded by the coding sequence ATGGATAATCAATATTATAATATTAAGAAAATAATGGATGGAGTATATCATATAAGCGATCCGAACAAGATATGCTGCACCTTAATAGTAGGAAGTAAAAAATCATTATTATTTGATACAGGTTATGGTATTGGAAACTTAAAACAAGTAGTTGAATCAATAACAGATTTATCTATTATTGTGATTAATAGCCATGGTCACCTTGACCACATGGGAGGGAATTATCAATTTAATGAAGTATACATTCATGAAGATGATATAGCCTTAGTAAAGGATATTCTATTATCAGACAAGAGAAATAAAACTATTGATAATTATAAGAAAAATGCAATGCTTCCAAGAGATTTTAAAGAAGAAGATTATGTAAATAGGCTTTATAAGATAGATTATATTCCGGTAGAAGAAGGACAAGTATTTGACTTAGGAAGATATGAGCTTGAAGTAATTTATTGTACAGGGCATACTGCTGGCTGTATTTCACTAATTGACAGAAAGAATAAGTTACTGCTTTCAGGGGATACAATATTACAGCATGTATGGATGTTTCTAAAAGAAAGTAAAAACATAAGTGAATATCTCAATAGCCTTGAAAAGTTAAATAAATTAGAGTTTGATATTAATGTTACTTCTCATTCTGCTGAACTTTATAGCAAAGTATTATTAAATAGGCTGATTCATTGCGTTAATAATATTGATGTTTCTAAAAGTACACCGTATTTTAATGAAGCATACCCTTATGAAGCATTTATGTATTTTGAGGGTGGAGAACCTTTTATTAGTCCTGATTTTGTTTCTATTGTTTTTAGTAAAGATAAGTTGTAG